In Setaria viridis unplaced genomic scaffold, Setaria_viridis_v4.0 scaffold_235, whole genome shotgun sequence, one genomic interval encodes:
- the LOC117848652 gene encoding cytochrome c oxidase subunit 3 — MGVKGGLHTTGAKWFMIESQRHSYHLVDPSPWPISGSLGALATTVGGVMYMHSFQGGATLLSLGLIFLLYTMFVWWRDVLRESTLEGHHTKAVQLGPRYGSILFIVSEVMFLFAFFWASSHSSLAPTVEIGGIWPPKGIGVLDPWEIPLLNTPILPSSGAAVTWAHHAILAGKEKRAVYALVATVSLALVSTGFQGMEYYQAPSTISDSIYGSTFFLATGFHGFHVIIGTLFLIVCGIRQYLGHLTKKHHVGFEAAAWYWHFVDVVRLFPFVSIYWWGGI, encoded by the coding sequence ATGGGGGTGAAGGGGGGTTTACATACAACCGGGGCAAAGTGGTTTATGATTGAATCTCAGAGGCATTCTTATCATTTGGTAGATCCAAGTCCATGGCCTATTTCGGGTTCACTCGGAGCTTTGGCAACCACTGTAGGAGGTGTGATGTACATGCACTCATTTCAAGGGGGTGCAACACTTCTCAGTTTGGGCCTAATATTTCTCCTTTATACCATGTTCGTATGGTGGCGGGATGTTCTACGTGAATCCACGTTGGAAGGGCATCATACAAAAGCTGTACAATTAGGACCTCGATATGGTTCTATTCTCTTCATAGTCTCGGAGGTTATGTtcctttttgcttttttttgggCTTCTTCTCATTCTTCTTTGGCACCTACGGTAGAGATCGGAGGTATTTGGCCCCCAAAAGGGATTGGGGTCTTAGATCCTTGGGAAATCCCTCTTCTTAATACCCCTATTCTCCCTTCATCCGGAGCTGCCGTAACTTGGGCTCATCATGCTATACTCGCGGGGAAGGAAAAACGAGCAGTTTACGCTTTAGTAGCAACCGTTTCACTGGCTCTAGTATCCACTGGCTTTCAAGGAATGGAATATTACCAAGCACCCTCCACTATTTCGGATAGTATTTATGGTTCTACCTTTTTCTTAGCAACTGGCTTTCATGGTTTTCATGTGATTATAGGTACTCTTTTCTTGATCGTATGTGGTATTCGCCAATATCTTGGTCATCTGACCAAGAAGCATCACGTTGGCTTTGAAGCAGCTGCATGGTACTGGCATTTTGTAGACGTGGTTCGGTTATTCCCATTTGTCTCTATCTATTGGTGGGGAGGTATATGA